In Phyllostomus discolor isolate MPI-MPIP mPhyDis1 chromosome 2, mPhyDis1.pri.v3, whole genome shotgun sequence, the following are encoded in one genomic region:
- the NOL8 gene encoding nucleolar protein 8 isoform X2: MKASRETKRLFVGGLGQNVSEVDLQNQFSRFGEVSDVEIITRKDDQGNPQKVFAYINIRVAETDLKKCMSVLNKTKWKGGTLQIQLAKENFLQRLAQEREEAKAKKEKSTIGNTNLLEKMGVVDFHMKAVPGTEVPGHKNWVVSKFGRVLPVLHLKNQHKRKIIKYDPSKYCHNLKKIGEDFTSAIPISSLTWELEGGNDPMSKKRQGKFSDFHCPPSKIIKVQEDESPSASLAMRSRHHRVIMKNPHLTLQQTAQEICKDPITPKSPHVPDSDSQKLKRNKNSLSDDDTELEDGLRLMIAREENFGRTSCSSVNESENEPFEVVRNYFKSNVQKHCSLTDSGIKNNVSHLDSEGNVVSNNCDYDSVDTDDVAMKKVSKIKNNREFSQMEKSLYKKTSLKHRKNCELSDHCIKVQKRKNNIQLAVNNRVKHLSCKCLSKSISSEDADCVSESANSEEDEYNAMMKNSLHVTFTLADLGQLAGSDLKAPKEDTKSDGLETTSKSDRASENHRTSGSLHRSKQCIYPEEIVASLLEGEENTPGKQKSNKNNLKLKFQSFKGIGCLYGKEFVKKSMKENVASGDTSKNQNSLKLQDLTSMSMENIPSGKLTPFQCAKKADDPNYIQPQKRQFVFKSQNYKVVSPSSSDKGSRIPSCSLLTLKDKKYVSLGAETPRKGFEEDCCHRSTKTGKVSEKGPDLSSHVVPEKSPEVSSRMDTQGSETDFPLSVESSSDVNAKDKQAEDNQKRLAALEARKKAKEVQKKLVHNALANLDGHPEDKPTHIIFGSDSESETEKISTQEQSCLIEKPVKEFLNRASGKLFDSDEKEYDSEDDSSRFKIKPQFEGRAGKKLMDLQSHFGTDDRFRMDSRFLESDTEEEQEEVNEKKTTEEEELATEKLKALNIVQSILRINLSNSTSKGSVAAKRFKDIIHYDPTRHDHATYEKKRDDNQPKESKAKRKKKREEAEKLPVVSKEMYYNIAMDLKEIFQATKDTNEKEGVPWNEDCDGEKAKEVHDPAALKAGAKQPSGFTFSFFDSDTKNIKEETYKVETVKPGKNSWQGASFFEDSSSEEEDVAEETNDIKPRLGEISLPEKETTRFFFFSKNDERLHGSDLFWKGMGGDISRNSWEARTNNLRRDCQKKHKDAKRRVKLK, translated from the exons atgaaagccagcagagaaacAAAGCGCCTTTTTGTGGGTGGCCTTGGCCAGAACGTTTCTGAGGTGGACCTACAAAATCAGTTCAGCAGATTTGGAGAAGTTTCTGATGTGGAGATCATCACTCGGAAAGATGACCAAG gaaaCCCACAGAAAGTTTTTGCATATATCAACATCAGAGTAGCAGAAACAGACCTGAAAAAAT GTATGTCtgttctaaataaaacaaaatggaaaggtgGAACACTACAAATTCAATTAGCAAAAGAAAACTTTTTGCAAAG ATTGGCTCAAGAGAGAGAAGAAgcgaaagcaaagaaagaaaaatcaacaataGGAAACACTAATTTGTTAGAAAAGATGGGAGTGGTGGATTTCCATATGAAAGCTGTGCCAGGGACAGAAGTACCAGGGCACAAA aattgGGTTGTAAGTAAATTTGGAAGAGTCTTACCTGTTCTTCACCTAAAGAATCAACATAAACGTAAA ATTATAAAGTATGATCCATCAAAATACTgccacaacttaaaaaaaataggggaGGATTTCACAAGTGCCATTCCTATATCCAGTCTCACTTGGGAGTTGGAAGGAGGGAATGATCCTATGAGTAAGAAACGACAAGGGAAATTTTCTGACTTTCACTGCCCTCCCAGCAAGATAATAAAAGTGCAGGAGGATGAGAGCCCCTCTGCGTCTCTGGCTATGAGATCAAGACACCATAGAGTAATAATGAAGAACCCACACTTAACACTGCAACAGACTGCTCAAGAAATATGTAAGGATCCCATTACTCCTAAGTCACCCCATGTACCTGACTCTGATAgtcaaaaacttaaaagaaacaaaaatagcttATCTGATGATGATACTGAACTTGAAGATGGATTAAGACTAATGATTGCAAGAGAGGAAAACTTTGGGAGAACTTCATGTTCCTCAGTAAATGAATCTGAAAATGAACCCTTTGAAGttgtaagaaattatttcaaatcaaATGTTCAAAAACATTGTTCTTTAACAGATTCAGGCATCAAAAATAATGTCTCTCACCTTGATAGTGAAGGTAATGTTGTGAGTAATAATTGTGACTATGATTCAGTAGATACAGATGATGTTGCAATGAAAAAAGTCAGTAAAATCAAAAATAATAGAGAATTTTCACAAATGGAAAAGTCTCTGTATAAGAAAACTTCTTTGAAACATAGAAAAaactgtgagctttctgatcattgtattaaagtacaaaaaagaaaaaacaacatacAACTGGCTGTCAACAATAGAGTTAAGCATCTTAGTTGTAAATGTCTGTCCAAGTCCATTAGCAGTGAGGATGCTGATTGTGTGTCAGAATCAGCGAACTCTGAGGAAGACGAGTATAACGCCATGATGAAAAACTCTCTCCATGTGACTTTTACTTTAGCTGACTTGGGACAGTTGGCTGGCAGTGACCTGAAGGCTCCAAAAGAAGATACTAAGAGTGATGGCTTGGAAACCACCTCTAAGTCTGACAGAGCCTCAGAAAACCACAGGACTTCTGGTAGCCTCCACAGAAGTAAACAGTGTATTTATCCTGAAGAGATTGTGGCTTCCCttttagaaggagaagagaatacccctggaaaacagaaatcaaataaaaacaacttaaagCTAAAATTCCAGTCATTCAAGGGAATAGGTTGTCTCTATGGGAAGGAATTCGTGAAAAAATCTATGAAAGAGAATGTTGCCTCTGGCGATACTAGTAAAAATCAGAATTCCTTGAAACTTCAGGATCTCACTAGCATGTCCATGGAAAATATCCCATCAGGAAAGCTGACTCCTTTTCAATGTGCAAAGAAAGCAGATGATCCAAATTATATTCAGCCTCAAAAGAGACAGTTCGTTTTTAAGAGCCAGAATTACAAAGTGGTGTCCCCTAGCAGTTCAGATAAGGGAAGTAGAATTCCTAGTTGTAGTCTGTTGAcattaaaagataagaaatatgtaAGCCTTGGTGCAGAGACTCCCAGGAAAGGCTTTGAGGAAGACTGTTGCCACAGGTCCACAAAAACAGGAAAGGTATCTGAAAAGGGGCCTGACCTGAGCAGCCATGTAGTCCCTGAGAAGTCTCCAGAGGTTTCCTCCAGGATGGACACTCAAGGAAGTGAAACTGACTTCCCACTTTCCGTTGAAAGTTCATCAGATGTTAATGCTAAGGACAAGCAAGCTGAAGATAATCAGAAACGTTTGGCAGCTTTAGAggcaaggaagaaagcaaaagaagtACAAAAGAAACTGGTTCATAATGCCCTGGCAAATTTG GATGGTCATCCAGAGGACAAGCCAACGCACATCATCTTTGGTTCTGACAGTGAAAGTGAGACAGAGAAGATATCCACTCAGGAGCAAAGCTGTCTGATAGAGAAACCAGTAAAA GAATTCTTGAATAGAGCATCTGGGAAGCTATTTGACAGCGATGAAAAGGAATATGATTCTGAAGATGACAGTAGTAGGTTCAAAATTAAACCTCAGTTTGAGGGTAGAGCTGGAAAAAAG CTCATGGATTTGCAGTCTCACTTTGGCACTGATGATAGATTTCGCATGGACTCCCGATTTCTAGAAAGTGACACTGAAGAGGAACAGGAAG aggtaaatgaaaagaaaactactgAGGAAGAAGAGCTTgctacagaaaagttgaaagccCTGAATATTGTGCAGAGTATTTTACGTATCAACTTAAGCAATTCTACAAGCAAAGGATCAGTAGCTGCTAAGAGATTTAA ggACATCATACACTATGATCCAACAAGACACGACCATGCCActtatgaaaaaaagagagatgataaTCAACCAAAAGAAAG TAAAGCAAAgcgaaagaagaaaagagaggaagctGAGAAGCTACCTGTGGTGTCTAAAGAAATGTATTACAACATTGCTatggatttaaaagaaatatttcaagctaCAAAAGATACCAATGAAAAGGAAGGTGTGCCCTGGAATGAAGACTGTGATGGAGAGAAAGCCAAGGAAGTCCATGACCCTGCAGCTTTGAAGGCTGGGGCCAAGCAGCCCAGCGggttcacattttccttttttgattcagacactaaaaatataaaggaag
- the NOL8 gene encoding nucleolar protein 8 isoform X3: MKASRETKRLFVGGLGQNVSEVDLQNQFSRFGEVSDVEIITRKDDQGNPQKVFAYINIRVAETDLKKCMSVLNKTKWKGGTLQIQLAKENFLQRLAQEREEAKAKKEKSTIGNTNLLEKMGVVDFHMKAVPGTEVPGHKNWVVSKFGRVLPVLHLKNQHKRKIIKYDPSKYCHNLKKIGEDFTSAIPISSLTWELEGGNDPMSKKRQGKFSDFHCPPSKIIKVQEDESPSASLAMRSRHHRVIMKNPHLTLQQTAQEICKDPITPKSPHVPDSDSQKLKRNKNSLSDDDTELEDGLRLMIAREENFGRTSCSSVNESENEPFEVVRNYFKSNVQKHCSLTDSGIKNNVSHLDSEGNVVSNNCDYDSVDTDDVAMKKVSKIKNNREFSQMEKSLYKKTSLKHRKNCELSDHCIKVQKRKNNIQLAVNNRVKHLSCKCLSKSISSEDADCVSESANSEEDEYNAMMKNSLHVTFTLADLGQLAGSDLKAPKEDTKSDGLETTSKSDRASENHRTSGSLHRSKQCIYPEEIVASLLEGEENTPGKQKSNKNNLKLKFQSFKGIGCLYGKEFVKKSMKENVASGDTSKNQNSLKLQDLTSMSMENIPSGKLTPFQCAKKADDPNYIQPQKRQFVFKSQNYKVVSPSSSDKGSRIPSCSLLTLKDKKYVSLGAETPRKGFEEDCCHRSTKTGKVSEKGPDLSSHVVPEKSPEVSSRMDTQGSETDFPLSVESSSDVNAKDKQAEDNQKRLAALEARKKAKEVQKKLVHNALANLDGHPEDKPTHIIFGSDSESETEKISTQEQSCLIEKPVKEFLNRASGKLFDSDEKEYDSEDDSSRFKIKPQFEGRAGKKLMDLQSHFGTDDRFRMDSRFLESDTEEEQEEVNEKKTTEEEELATEKLKALNIVQSILRINLSNSTSKGSVAAKRFKDIIHYDPTRHDHATYEKKRDDNQPKESKAKRKKKREEAEKLPVVSKEMYYNIAMDLKEIFQATKDTNEKEGVPWNEDCDGEKAKEVHDPAALKAGAKQPSGFTFSFFDSDTKNIKEETYKVETVKPGKNSWQGASFFEDSSSEEEDVAEETNDIKPRLGEISLPEKETTRFFFFSKNDERLHGECIF; encoded by the exons atgaaagccagcagagaaacAAAGCGCCTTTTTGTGGGTGGCCTTGGCCAGAACGTTTCTGAGGTGGACCTACAAAATCAGTTCAGCAGATTTGGAGAAGTTTCTGATGTGGAGATCATCACTCGGAAAGATGACCAAG gaaaCCCACAGAAAGTTTTTGCATATATCAACATCAGAGTAGCAGAAACAGACCTGAAAAAAT GTATGTCtgttctaaataaaacaaaatggaaaggtgGAACACTACAAATTCAATTAGCAAAAGAAAACTTTTTGCAAAG ATTGGCTCAAGAGAGAGAAGAAgcgaaagcaaagaaagaaaaatcaacaataGGAAACACTAATTTGTTAGAAAAGATGGGAGTGGTGGATTTCCATATGAAAGCTGTGCCAGGGACAGAAGTACCAGGGCACAAA aattgGGTTGTAAGTAAATTTGGAAGAGTCTTACCTGTTCTTCACCTAAAGAATCAACATAAACGTAAA ATTATAAAGTATGATCCATCAAAATACTgccacaacttaaaaaaaataggggaGGATTTCACAAGTGCCATTCCTATATCCAGTCTCACTTGGGAGTTGGAAGGAGGGAATGATCCTATGAGTAAGAAACGACAAGGGAAATTTTCTGACTTTCACTGCCCTCCCAGCAAGATAATAAAAGTGCAGGAGGATGAGAGCCCCTCTGCGTCTCTGGCTATGAGATCAAGACACCATAGAGTAATAATGAAGAACCCACACTTAACACTGCAACAGACTGCTCAAGAAATATGTAAGGATCCCATTACTCCTAAGTCACCCCATGTACCTGACTCTGATAgtcaaaaacttaaaagaaacaaaaatagcttATCTGATGATGATACTGAACTTGAAGATGGATTAAGACTAATGATTGCAAGAGAGGAAAACTTTGGGAGAACTTCATGTTCCTCAGTAAATGAATCTGAAAATGAACCCTTTGAAGttgtaagaaattatttcaaatcaaATGTTCAAAAACATTGTTCTTTAACAGATTCAGGCATCAAAAATAATGTCTCTCACCTTGATAGTGAAGGTAATGTTGTGAGTAATAATTGTGACTATGATTCAGTAGATACAGATGATGTTGCAATGAAAAAAGTCAGTAAAATCAAAAATAATAGAGAATTTTCACAAATGGAAAAGTCTCTGTATAAGAAAACTTCTTTGAAACATAGAAAAaactgtgagctttctgatcattgtattaaagtacaaaaaagaaaaaacaacatacAACTGGCTGTCAACAATAGAGTTAAGCATCTTAGTTGTAAATGTCTGTCCAAGTCCATTAGCAGTGAGGATGCTGATTGTGTGTCAGAATCAGCGAACTCTGAGGAAGACGAGTATAACGCCATGATGAAAAACTCTCTCCATGTGACTTTTACTTTAGCTGACTTGGGACAGTTGGCTGGCAGTGACCTGAAGGCTCCAAAAGAAGATACTAAGAGTGATGGCTTGGAAACCACCTCTAAGTCTGACAGAGCCTCAGAAAACCACAGGACTTCTGGTAGCCTCCACAGAAGTAAACAGTGTATTTATCCTGAAGAGATTGTGGCTTCCCttttagaaggagaagagaatacccctggaaaacagaaatcaaataaaaacaacttaaagCTAAAATTCCAGTCATTCAAGGGAATAGGTTGTCTCTATGGGAAGGAATTCGTGAAAAAATCTATGAAAGAGAATGTTGCCTCTGGCGATACTAGTAAAAATCAGAATTCCTTGAAACTTCAGGATCTCACTAGCATGTCCATGGAAAATATCCCATCAGGAAAGCTGACTCCTTTTCAATGTGCAAAGAAAGCAGATGATCCAAATTATATTCAGCCTCAAAAGAGACAGTTCGTTTTTAAGAGCCAGAATTACAAAGTGGTGTCCCCTAGCAGTTCAGATAAGGGAAGTAGAATTCCTAGTTGTAGTCTGTTGAcattaaaagataagaaatatgtaAGCCTTGGTGCAGAGACTCCCAGGAAAGGCTTTGAGGAAGACTGTTGCCACAGGTCCACAAAAACAGGAAAGGTATCTGAAAAGGGGCCTGACCTGAGCAGCCATGTAGTCCCTGAGAAGTCTCCAGAGGTTTCCTCCAGGATGGACACTCAAGGAAGTGAAACTGACTTCCCACTTTCCGTTGAAAGTTCATCAGATGTTAATGCTAAGGACAAGCAAGCTGAAGATAATCAGAAACGTTTGGCAGCTTTAGAggcaaggaagaaagcaaaagaagtACAAAAGAAACTGGTTCATAATGCCCTGGCAAATTTG GATGGTCATCCAGAGGACAAGCCAACGCACATCATCTTTGGTTCTGACAGTGAAAGTGAGACAGAGAAGATATCCACTCAGGAGCAAAGCTGTCTGATAGAGAAACCAGTAAAA GAATTCTTGAATAGAGCATCTGGGAAGCTATTTGACAGCGATGAAAAGGAATATGATTCTGAAGATGACAGTAGTAGGTTCAAAATTAAACCTCAGTTTGAGGGTAGAGCTGGAAAAAAG CTCATGGATTTGCAGTCTCACTTTGGCACTGATGATAGATTTCGCATGGACTCCCGATTTCTAGAAAGTGACACTGAAGAGGAACAGGAAG aggtaaatgaaaagaaaactactgAGGAAGAAGAGCTTgctacagaaaagttgaaagccCTGAATATTGTGCAGAGTATTTTACGTATCAACTTAAGCAATTCTACAAGCAAAGGATCAGTAGCTGCTAAGAGATTTAA ggACATCATACACTATGATCCAACAAGACACGACCATGCCActtatgaaaaaaagagagatgataaTCAACCAAAAGAAAG TAAAGCAAAgcgaaagaagaaaagagaggaagctGAGAAGCTACCTGTGGTGTCTAAAGAAATGTATTACAACATTGCTatggatttaaaagaaatatttcaagctaCAAAAGATACCAATGAAAAGGAAGGTGTGCCCTGGAATGAAGACTGTGATGGAGAGAAAGCCAAGGAAGTCCATGACCCTGCAGCTTTGAAGGCTGGGGCCAAGCAGCCCAGCGggttcacattttccttttttgattcagacactaaaaatataaaggaag
- the NOL8 gene encoding nucleolar protein 8 isoform X1 — MKASRETKRLFVGGLGQNVSEVDLQNQFSRFGEVSDVEIITRKDDQGNPQKVFAYINIRVAETDLKKCMSVLNKTKWKGGTLQIQLAKENFLQRLAQEREEAKAKKEKSTIGNTNLLEKMGVVDFHMKAVPGTEVPGHKNWVVSKFGRVLPVLHLKNQHKRKIIKYDPSKYCHNLKKIGEDFTSAIPISSLTWELEGGNDPMSKKRQGKFSDFHCPPSKIIKVQEDESPSASLAMRSRHHRVIMKNPHLTLQQTAQEICKDPITPKSPHVPDSDSQKLKRNKNSLSDDDTELEDGLRLMIAREENFGRTSCSSVNESENEPFEVVRNYFKSNVQKHCSLTDSGIKNNVSHLDSEGNVVSNNCDYDSVDTDDVAMKKVSKIKNNREFSQMEKSLYKKTSLKHRKNCELSDHCIKVQKRKNNIQLAVNNRVKHLSCKCLSKSISSEDADCVSESANSEEDEYNAMMKNSLHVTFTLADLGQLAGSDLKAPKEDTKSDGLETTSKSDRASENHRTSGSLHRSKQCIYPEEIVASLLEGEENTPGKQKSNKNNLKLKFQSFKGIGCLYGKEFVKKSMKENVASGDTSKNQNSLKLQDLTSMSMENIPSGKLTPFQCAKKADDPNYIQPQKRQFVFKSQNYKVVSPSSSDKGSRIPSCSLLTLKDKKYVSLGAETPRKGFEEDCCHRSTKTGKVSEKGPDLSSHVVPEKSPEVSSRMDTQGSETDFPLSVESSSDVNAKDKQAEDNQKRLAALEARKKAKEVQKKLVHNALANLDGHPEDKPTHIIFGSDSESETEKISTQEQSCLIEKPVKEFLNRASGKLFDSDEKEYDSEDDSSRFKIKPQFEGRAGKKLMDLQSHFGTDDRFRMDSRFLESDTEEEQEEVNEKKTTEEEELATEKLKALNIVQSILRINLSNSTSKGSVAAKRFKDIIHYDPTRHDHATYEKKRDDNQPKESKAKRKKKREEAEKLPVVSKEMYYNIAMDLKEIFQATKDTNEKEGVPWNEDCDGEKAKEVHDPAALKAGAKQPSGFTFSFFDSDTKNIKEETYKVETVKPGKNSWQGASFFEDSSSEEEDVAEETNDIKPRLGEISLPEKETTRFFFFSKNDERLHVGSDLFWKGMGGDISRNSWEARTNNLRRDCQKKHKDAKRRVKLK, encoded by the exons atgaaagccagcagagaaacAAAGCGCCTTTTTGTGGGTGGCCTTGGCCAGAACGTTTCTGAGGTGGACCTACAAAATCAGTTCAGCAGATTTGGAGAAGTTTCTGATGTGGAGATCATCACTCGGAAAGATGACCAAG gaaaCCCACAGAAAGTTTTTGCATATATCAACATCAGAGTAGCAGAAACAGACCTGAAAAAAT GTATGTCtgttctaaataaaacaaaatggaaaggtgGAACACTACAAATTCAATTAGCAAAAGAAAACTTTTTGCAAAG ATTGGCTCAAGAGAGAGAAGAAgcgaaagcaaagaaagaaaaatcaacaataGGAAACACTAATTTGTTAGAAAAGATGGGAGTGGTGGATTTCCATATGAAAGCTGTGCCAGGGACAGAAGTACCAGGGCACAAA aattgGGTTGTAAGTAAATTTGGAAGAGTCTTACCTGTTCTTCACCTAAAGAATCAACATAAACGTAAA ATTATAAAGTATGATCCATCAAAATACTgccacaacttaaaaaaaataggggaGGATTTCACAAGTGCCATTCCTATATCCAGTCTCACTTGGGAGTTGGAAGGAGGGAATGATCCTATGAGTAAGAAACGACAAGGGAAATTTTCTGACTTTCACTGCCCTCCCAGCAAGATAATAAAAGTGCAGGAGGATGAGAGCCCCTCTGCGTCTCTGGCTATGAGATCAAGACACCATAGAGTAATAATGAAGAACCCACACTTAACACTGCAACAGACTGCTCAAGAAATATGTAAGGATCCCATTACTCCTAAGTCACCCCATGTACCTGACTCTGATAgtcaaaaacttaaaagaaacaaaaatagcttATCTGATGATGATACTGAACTTGAAGATGGATTAAGACTAATGATTGCAAGAGAGGAAAACTTTGGGAGAACTTCATGTTCCTCAGTAAATGAATCTGAAAATGAACCCTTTGAAGttgtaagaaattatttcaaatcaaATGTTCAAAAACATTGTTCTTTAACAGATTCAGGCATCAAAAATAATGTCTCTCACCTTGATAGTGAAGGTAATGTTGTGAGTAATAATTGTGACTATGATTCAGTAGATACAGATGATGTTGCAATGAAAAAAGTCAGTAAAATCAAAAATAATAGAGAATTTTCACAAATGGAAAAGTCTCTGTATAAGAAAACTTCTTTGAAACATAGAAAAaactgtgagctttctgatcattgtattaaagtacaaaaaagaaaaaacaacatacAACTGGCTGTCAACAATAGAGTTAAGCATCTTAGTTGTAAATGTCTGTCCAAGTCCATTAGCAGTGAGGATGCTGATTGTGTGTCAGAATCAGCGAACTCTGAGGAAGACGAGTATAACGCCATGATGAAAAACTCTCTCCATGTGACTTTTACTTTAGCTGACTTGGGACAGTTGGCTGGCAGTGACCTGAAGGCTCCAAAAGAAGATACTAAGAGTGATGGCTTGGAAACCACCTCTAAGTCTGACAGAGCCTCAGAAAACCACAGGACTTCTGGTAGCCTCCACAGAAGTAAACAGTGTATTTATCCTGAAGAGATTGTGGCTTCCCttttagaaggagaagagaatacccctggaaaacagaaatcaaataaaaacaacttaaagCTAAAATTCCAGTCATTCAAGGGAATAGGTTGTCTCTATGGGAAGGAATTCGTGAAAAAATCTATGAAAGAGAATGTTGCCTCTGGCGATACTAGTAAAAATCAGAATTCCTTGAAACTTCAGGATCTCACTAGCATGTCCATGGAAAATATCCCATCAGGAAAGCTGACTCCTTTTCAATGTGCAAAGAAAGCAGATGATCCAAATTATATTCAGCCTCAAAAGAGACAGTTCGTTTTTAAGAGCCAGAATTACAAAGTGGTGTCCCCTAGCAGTTCAGATAAGGGAAGTAGAATTCCTAGTTGTAGTCTGTTGAcattaaaagataagaaatatgtaAGCCTTGGTGCAGAGACTCCCAGGAAAGGCTTTGAGGAAGACTGTTGCCACAGGTCCACAAAAACAGGAAAGGTATCTGAAAAGGGGCCTGACCTGAGCAGCCATGTAGTCCCTGAGAAGTCTCCAGAGGTTTCCTCCAGGATGGACACTCAAGGAAGTGAAACTGACTTCCCACTTTCCGTTGAAAGTTCATCAGATGTTAATGCTAAGGACAAGCAAGCTGAAGATAATCAGAAACGTTTGGCAGCTTTAGAggcaaggaagaaagcaaaagaagtACAAAAGAAACTGGTTCATAATGCCCTGGCAAATTTG GATGGTCATCCAGAGGACAAGCCAACGCACATCATCTTTGGTTCTGACAGTGAAAGTGAGACAGAGAAGATATCCACTCAGGAGCAAAGCTGTCTGATAGAGAAACCAGTAAAA GAATTCTTGAATAGAGCATCTGGGAAGCTATTTGACAGCGATGAAAAGGAATATGATTCTGAAGATGACAGTAGTAGGTTCAAAATTAAACCTCAGTTTGAGGGTAGAGCTGGAAAAAAG CTCATGGATTTGCAGTCTCACTTTGGCACTGATGATAGATTTCGCATGGACTCCCGATTTCTAGAAAGTGACACTGAAGAGGAACAGGAAG aggtaaatgaaaagaaaactactgAGGAAGAAGAGCTTgctacagaaaagttgaaagccCTGAATATTGTGCAGAGTATTTTACGTATCAACTTAAGCAATTCTACAAGCAAAGGATCAGTAGCTGCTAAGAGATTTAA ggACATCATACACTATGATCCAACAAGACACGACCATGCCActtatgaaaaaaagagagatgataaTCAACCAAAAGAAAG TAAAGCAAAgcgaaagaagaaaagagaggaagctGAGAAGCTACCTGTGGTGTCTAAAGAAATGTATTACAACATTGCTatggatttaaaagaaatatttcaagctaCAAAAGATACCAATGAAAAGGAAGGTGTGCCCTGGAATGAAGACTGTGATGGAGAGAAAGCCAAGGAAGTCCATGACCCTGCAGCTTTGAAGGCTGGGGCCAAGCAGCCCAGCGggttcacattttccttttttgattcagacactaaaaatataaaggaag